From Deinococcus aquaticus, one genomic window encodes:
- a CDS encoding response regulator, which yields MPQSITVLLIDDNPADLLLAQEAFSEYSERVRVISHTGGREALAYLKDTQQALPNVIVLDVNMPGMSGFEVLGAIREDPELRHLPVVMLTTSAQEKDIDAAYDLITSSYMVKNAKFSEFVDQIDQFVKYWLGSQFKRTRRP from the coding sequence ATGCCGCAGTCCATTACTGTTCTCCTGATTGACGACAACCCAGCGGACCTGCTTCTGGCCCAGGAGGCCTTCTCCGAGTACAGCGAACGGGTACGCGTCATCTCGCACACCGGCGGGCGGGAAGCCCTGGCGTACCTGAAAGATACCCAGCAGGCCCTGCCGAACGTCATCGTGCTGGACGTGAACATGCCCGGCATGAGCGGCTTCGAGGTCCTGGGCGCCATTCGTGAGGACCCGGAACTCCGGCACCTGCCCGTCGTGATGCTGACCACGTCAGCGCAGGAGAAGGACATTGACGCCGCGTATGACCTGATTACCAGTTCGTACATGGTGAAGAACGCGAAATTCAGTGAGTTCGTGGATCAGATCGATCAGTTCGTGAAGTACTGGCTGGGGTCGCAGTTCAAGCGGACCCGGCGCCCGTAG
- the leuS gene encoding leucine--tRNA ligase: protein MTQNNESRPVNIPEPRMERYNPHAIEGKWQAAWAGSGLYTFDESAPGEKHYALTMFPYPSGNLHIGHWYANVAPDARARWMRMRGYNVLFPMGFDAFGLPAENAAIKNKTNPAKWTYANIERMTGQFQAMGTMIDWSRQFATCDPEYYRWNQWFFIEFYKRGLAYKKGGLVNWCPKDQTVLANEQVVNGHCDRCGTAVEKRNLSQWYMKITDYADELLDFSGADMPEKVRLMQTNWIGKSVGAEVTFDTPAGPETVFTTRPDTLMGATFMVLAPEHARVKDLTTDEQRAEVEAYVAAAGRKTDVERQQEGEKTGVFTGSYATHPITGHQLPIWIADYVLVTYGTGSIMAVPAHDERDFAFARKFGLNIVEVIRPEGGEPMAEDAAAPYTGEGTIVNSGEFDGLSGGKASIATIIEKLEARGIARAKTTYRLRDWLFARQRYWGTPIPFVHCPEHGAQPVPEDQLPVRLPENVEFTPTGQSPLKLDQEWLKTTCPVCGGPAERDTDTMDTFVDSSWYMYRYLSPDYHEGPFDPSKDPMMPVDLYTGGIEHAILHLLYSRFWVKVMRDMGLTKHSEPFAHLRNQGMILGEDGEKMSKSRGNVVDPDDLVREYGADTVRTYLMFIAPWELGGPWDPQGINGPAKWLSRVWTLYTDDKVTGPAETVTDADLRFAVHNTLKKVTGDFERLSFNTIIASLMELTNTLVKAKRAPIFGTPAWDEALDIFNRLLAPVVPHIAEEIWTARGQDGSVHTAAWPATDEQAATRDTVTMGVQVGGKVRGQVTISKSATQDEAMTAARANADVARFIEGKQIVKEIYVPGRIINIVVR from the coding sequence ATGACCCAGAACAACGAATCCAGGCCTGTCAACATTCCCGAGCCGCGCATGGAGCGGTACAACCCGCACGCCATCGAGGGCAAGTGGCAGGCGGCGTGGGCGGGCAGCGGCCTGTACACCTTCGATGAGAGCGCGCCGGGCGAGAAGCATTACGCGCTGACGATGTTCCCGTACCCGAGCGGGAACCTGCACATCGGGCACTGGTACGCGAACGTCGCGCCGGACGCCCGCGCCCGCTGGATGCGCATGCGCGGGTACAACGTGCTGTTCCCGATGGGCTTCGACGCGTTCGGCCTGCCCGCCGAGAACGCCGCCATCAAGAACAAGACCAACCCCGCCAAGTGGACGTACGCGAACATCGAACGCATGACCGGGCAGTTCCAGGCGATGGGTACCATGATCGACTGGAGCCGTCAGTTCGCCACCTGCGACCCGGAGTACTACCGCTGGAACCAGTGGTTCTTCATCGAGTTCTACAAGCGCGGCCTGGCGTACAAGAAGGGCGGGCTGGTGAACTGGTGCCCGAAGGACCAGACGGTGCTGGCGAACGAGCAGGTCGTGAACGGCCACTGCGATCGCTGCGGGACGGCGGTGGAGAAACGCAACCTGAGCCAGTGGTACATGAAGATCACGGACTACGCCGACGAGCTGCTGGACTTCAGTGGCGCGGACATGCCCGAGAAGGTACGTCTGATGCAGACGAACTGGATCGGCAAGTCGGTCGGGGCAGAGGTGACCTTCGACACGCCGGCCGGGCCGGAGACGGTGTTCACGACCCGCCCGGACACCCTGATGGGCGCGACGTTCATGGTGCTGGCCCCCGAGCACGCCCGCGTGAAGGACCTGACCACCGACGAACAGCGCGCGGAGGTCGAGGCGTACGTGGCGGCGGCGGGCCGCAAGACGGACGTGGAGCGCCAGCAGGAGGGCGAGAAGACCGGCGTGTTCACCGGTAGCTACGCCACGCACCCCATCACGGGTCATCAGCTGCCCATCTGGATTGCCGATTACGTGCTGGTCACGTACGGCACCGGGTCCATCATGGCGGTGCCCGCGCATGACGAGCGGGACTTCGCGTTCGCGCGCAAGTTCGGCCTGAACATCGTGGAAGTCATCCGTCCCGAGGGGGGCGAGCCGATGGCCGAGGACGCCGCCGCGCCCTACACCGGCGAGGGCACGATCGTGAACAGCGGCGAGTTCGACGGCCTGAGCGGCGGGAAGGCCAGCATCGCCACCATCATCGAGAAACTGGAGGCGCGCGGGATCGCCAGGGCGAAAACCACGTACCGTCTGCGCGACTGGCTGTTTGCCCGCCAGCGCTACTGGGGAACGCCTATTCCCTTCGTGCACTGCCCCGAACACGGCGCGCAGCCCGTCCCCGAGGACCAGCTGCCCGTCCGCCTGCCCGAGAACGTGGAGTTCACGCCGACCGGCCAGAGCCCCCTGAAACTGGACCAGGAGTGGCTGAAGACTACCTGCCCCGTCTGCGGCGGCCCCGCTGAGCGCGACACGGACACCATGGACACCTTCGTGGACTCCAGCTGGTACATGTACCGCTACCTGAGCCCCGACTACCACGAGGGCCCCTTCGACCCCAGCAAGGACCCCATGATGCCCGTGGACCTGTACACCGGCGGCATCGAGCACGCGATCCTGCACCTGCTGTACTCGCGCTTCTGGGTGAAGGTCATGCGCGACATGGGACTGACGAAGCACAGCGAACCCTTCGCGCACCTCCGGAACCAGGGCATGATCCTGGGCGAGGACGGCGAGAAGATGAGCAAATCACGCGGGAACGTCGTCGACCCCGACGACCTGGTGCGCGAGTACGGCGCGGACACCGTGCGCACGTACCTGATGTTCATCGCCCCGTGGGAACTGGGCGGCCCGTGGGACCCGCAGGGCATCAACGGCCCCGCCAAGTGGCTGAGCCGCGTATGGACCCTGTACACCGACGACAAGGTCACCGGCCCCGCCGAGACCGTCACCGACGCTGACCTGCGCTTCGCAGTACACAACACCCTGAAGAAGGTCACGGGGGACTTCGAGCGCCTGAGCTTCAACACCATCATCGCGTCGCTGATGGAACTGACGAACACCCTCGTCAAGGCTAAACGCGCCCCCATATTCGGCACACCCGCCTGGGACGAGGCGCTGGATATCTTCAACCGCCTGCTGGCGCCCGTCGTACCGCACATCGCCGAGGAAATCTGGACGGCGCGCGGCCAGGACGGCAGCGTGCACACCGCCGCGTGGCCCGCCACCGACGAGCAGGCCGCCACTCGCGACACCGTCACCATGGGCGTGCAGGTGGGCGGCAAGGTCCGCGGACAGGTCACCATCAGCAAGAGCGCCACGCAGGACGAGGCGATGACCGCTGCCAGAGCCAACGCCGACGTCGCGCGGTTCATCGAGGGCAAGCAGATCGTCAAGGAGATCTACGTCCCCGGCCGCATCATCAACATCGTCGTGCGCTAG
- the hpt gene encoding hypoxanthine phosphoribosyltransferase, translated as MSLAPGNGPVQITQDQLQARIHEIAAKIREDYHGMEPHLICVLNGAFMFHADLVRAIDMPCTIDFLQASSYGNAKQSSGEVRIVKDLQFPISDRHVILVEDIVDTGITMNYLLHYLEGRGPKTLKIAALLSKPSRRKVEIPVEYLGFTIPDAFVYGYGLDRAQFDRNLPYITSQE; from the coding sequence ATGAGTCTCGCCCCAGGCAACGGCCCCGTACAGATCACGCAGGACCAACTTCAGGCCCGCATTCACGAAATCGCCGCAAAAATCCGCGAGGACTACCACGGCATGGAACCCCACCTGATCTGCGTCCTGAACGGCGCATTCATGTTCCACGCCGACCTGGTGCGCGCCATCGACATGCCCTGCACCATCGACTTCCTGCAGGCCAGCTCGTACGGCAACGCCAAGCAGAGCAGCGGCGAGGTCCGCATCGTCAAGGACCTCCAGTTCCCCATCAGTGACCGCCACGTCATCCTGGTCGAGGACATCGTGGATACCGGCATCACCATGAACTACCTGCTGCACTACCTGGAAGGACGCGGCCCCAAAACCCTGAAGATCGCCGCGCTGCTCAGCAAACCCAGCCGCCGCAAGGTCGAGATTCCCGTCGAGTACCTGGGCTTCACCATCCCCGACGCGTTCGTGTACGGCTACGGCCTGGACCGCGCGCAGTTCGACCGCAACCTGCCGTACATCACCAGCCAGGAATAA
- the trpC gene encoding indole-3-glycerol phosphate synthase TrpC, translating into MSVLSAPDLKRVPGVLGRIVELRAGDYVGADPQLGAPRPDERRFEAALGAPGLSLIAEVKRASPSEGAIAPLDPADAARAYAAGGAAAISVLTEPRYFDGNREALLDVVATTDLPALRKDFVVHPAMLREAADWGASAALLMVSVLHEHTGEYLSAAHHLGLDALVEVHDEHELDIALEAGARIIGVNNRDLTTLKIDLGVSPRLIRRARDAGFTGVLVAESGYRTPQDIAAVRGLADAVLVGSSLAGSGDLARAARDLMTP; encoded by the coding sequence ATGTCTGTTCTGAGTGCCCCTGATCTGAAGCGCGTTCCGGGCGTGCTTGGCCGCATCGTGGAACTTCGCGCCGGGGATTACGTGGGCGCGGACCCGCAACTGGGCGCGCCCCGCCCCGACGAGCGGCGGTTCGAGGCGGCCCTGGGCGCGCCGGGCCTGTCTCTGATTGCCGAGGTGAAGCGCGCCAGTCCCAGTGAGGGCGCCATTGCGCCGCTCGACCCGGCCGACGCGGCACGGGCTTACGCGGCGGGCGGCGCGGCGGCGATCAGTGTCCTGACCGAACCGCGTTACTTCGACGGGAACCGTGAGGCGCTGCTGGACGTGGTGGCCACCACGGACCTTCCGGCGTTGCGCAAGGATTTCGTGGTGCATCCGGCCATGCTGCGCGAGGCGGCCGACTGGGGCGCGTCGGCGGCGCTGCTGATGGTCAGCGTGCTGCACGAACACACCGGCGAGTACCTGAGCGCGGCGCACCACCTGGGCCTGGACGCCCTGGTCGAGGTGCACGACGAGCACGAACTGGACATCGCGCTGGAGGCCGGAGCGCGGATCATCGGCGTGAACAACCGCGACCTGACCACCCTGAAGATCGACCTGGGCGTCAGTCCGCGCCTGATCCGCCGGGCGCGTGACGCGGGCTTTACCGGCGTGCTGGTCGCCGAGAGCGGCTACCGCACCCCGCAGGACATCGCGGCCGTGCGCGGGCTGGCGGACGCGGTGCTGGTGGGCAGCAGTCTGGCGGGCAGCGGCGACCTCGCGCGCGCCGCGCGTGACCTGATGACCCCGTGA
- a CDS encoding MBL fold metallo-hydrolase, producing MTGPVHISPDQTDTLTLLGTGDSKGVPRFWCACPVCTEARGVNGQPGVNRRTRTATLLRSGGQSALLDAGPDTHAGLARLNGPLVPDAVFISHAHNDHLLGLGDLLDYVRYAAGRLRVYAPPEVVPEIAARFPYAFPEGEGGPVQPIPPQGVPVGEVVVRAFRVPHGANGHSHAYRLDRPAGAGGDGWSAAVVTDAIGIPPELAREWLRAPGGAGLDTLVLGTSFEDESGAPLTGRSVYDVREALTLPWAQAAGQVVLTHLSHGVDVRHAGHLPPGWQYARDDLTVHLPAAPYRPGPPPTHNL from the coding sequence GTGACCGGCCCAGTCCATATCAGCCCCGACCAGACCGACACCCTGACGCTGCTCGGCACGGGTGATAGCAAGGGCGTGCCGCGTTTCTGGTGCGCCTGCCCCGTGTGTACCGAGGCGCGCGGCGTGAACGGGCAGCCCGGCGTGAACCGCCGCACGCGCACGGCCACGCTGCTGCGTTCGGGCGGGCAGTCGGCGCTGCTGGATGCCGGGCCGGACACGCACGCCGGACTGGCCCGCCTGAACGGCCCGCTCGTGCCGGACGCGGTGTTCATCTCGCACGCGCACAACGATCACCTGCTGGGCCTGGGGGATCTGCTCGACTACGTGCGCTACGCCGCCGGGCGGCTGCGCGTGTACGCCCCGCCGGAGGTCGTGCCGGAGATCGCCGCGCGCTTCCCGTACGCCTTCCCGGAGGGCGAGGGGGGGCCGGTACAGCCCATCCCGCCGCAGGGCGTGCCGGTGGGTGAGGTGGTCGTGCGGGCCTTCCGGGTGCCGCACGGCGCGAACGGCCACAGCCACGCCTACCGCCTCGACCGCCCCGCCGGGGCCGGGGGTGACGGCTGGTCGGCGGCGGTCGTCACGGACGCCATCGGCATTCCGCCAGAGCTGGCCCGCGAGTGGCTGCGCGCGCCCGGCGGCGCGGGCCTGGACACGCTGGTGCTCGGCACGTCCTTCGAGGACGAGTCCGGCGCGCCCCTGACCGGCCGCAGCGTGTACGACGTGCGCGAGGCCCTGACCCTCCCCTGGGCGCAGGCGGCGGGGCAGGTCGTCCTGACGCACCTGTCGCACGGGGTGGACGTGCGCCACGCCGGTCACCTGCCGCCCGGCTGGCAGTACGCCCGCGACGACCTGACCGTTCACCTGCCCGCTGCCCCGTACCGGCCCGGTCCCCCCCCGACCCACAACCTTTGA
- a CDS encoding TVP38/TMEM64 family protein, whose translation MTAAVQPPRYLRWLILGGALLLIGGAALQPDAREFLGRAYAALTSSDPRVTHAFVDGLGWAGPLALIAGFVLQAVLPVLPALVMTAVTARAYGPYEGFLIVYLGTLLGAAAGYGLGRTLGDTLIRTLAGETARRTAHDFAARYGLQGVLMVRLMPVLSADVMNLVAGAARMGFRPFMVATAAGALPVTLLVVWLSGNTQRMLWGLGLLSGVVAVVGLSRWLLARRAARPPRP comes from the coding sequence ATGACCGCCGCCGTTCAACCACCCCGCTACCTGCGCTGGCTGATTCTGGGCGGCGCACTGCTGCTGATCGGCGGCGCGGCCCTCCAGCCGGACGCGCGCGAGTTCCTGGGCCGCGCGTACGCCGCCCTGACCAGCAGCGACCCCCGCGTCACGCACGCGTTCGTGGACGGCCTGGGCTGGGCCGGGCCGCTCGCGCTGATCGCGGGGTTCGTGCTTCAGGCGGTACTGCCGGTCCTGCCGGCGCTGGTCATGACCGCCGTGACCGCCCGCGCCTACGGCCCCTACGAGGGGTTCCTGATCGTGTACCTGGGCACGCTGCTGGGCGCGGCCGCCGGGTACGGCCTGGGCCGCACGCTGGGCGATACGCTGATCCGCACCCTGGCCGGTGAGACCGCCCGCCGCACCGCGCATGATTTCGCCGCCCGCTACGGCCTGCAGGGCGTGCTGATGGTGCGCCTGATGCCGGTCCTGTCCGCCGACGTCATGAACCTCGTGGCGGGCGCGGCCCGCATGGGTTTCCGGCCGTTCATGGTCGCCACGGCCGCCGGGGCGCTGCCGGTCACGCTGCTGGTCGTGTGGCTCAGCGGGAACACGCAGCGCATGCTGTGGGGCCTGGGCCTGCTGTCGGGCGTGGTGGCCGTCGTCGGCCTGAGCCGCTGGCTGCTGGCCCGCCGCGCCGCGCGTCCCCCGCGCCCCTGA
- the purM gene encoding phosphoribosylformylglycinamidine cyclo-ligase — MTESKQGAQASAYERAGVSIDAGHRAVHLMKDAVARTHTPNVLGGLGGFGGLFRAAFGHMEDPVLVASTDGVGTKTKVAVRTGRFGGLGGDIVNHCVNDILVQGARPLFFLDYVAMGKLSPERVAEVVTGAAQACEALGVALLGGETAEMPGVYVDGELDIVGTIVGVVDRPALITGARIEAGDTVIALPSSGLHTNGFSLARMALDDLDWNEARADLNGQTLADLLPVPHRSYLPAFDALQAAGVDVRGMAHITGGGLIDNPPRVFPAGIGMQVDTGSWTVPPVFELIVARAGVERHEAFRALNMGVGFLFILPAAQQTAALDALRVAGEQPWVIGQMTAGQGVTFTGAV, encoded by the coding sequence ATGACTGAAAGCAAGCAAGGCGCGCAGGCGTCAGCCTACGAACGCGCGGGCGTCAGCATCGACGCCGGACACCGCGCCGTCCACCTGATGAAAGACGCGGTGGCCCGCACCCACACGCCCAACGTGCTGGGCGGCCTGGGCGGCTTCGGCGGCCTGTTCCGCGCCGCGTTCGGCCACATGGAAGACCCGGTCCTGGTCGCCAGTACCGACGGCGTCGGCACGAAAACCAAGGTCGCCGTCCGCACCGGGCGCTTCGGCGGGCTGGGCGGCGACATCGTGAACCACTGCGTGAACGACATTCTCGTGCAGGGCGCGCGCCCGCTGTTCTTCCTGGATTACGTCGCCATGGGCAAACTCTCGCCCGAACGGGTCGCGGAAGTCGTGACCGGCGCGGCGCAGGCCTGCGAGGCGCTGGGCGTGGCCCTGCTGGGCGGCGAGACCGCCGAGATGCCCGGCGTGTACGTGGACGGCGAACTGGATATCGTGGGCACCATCGTGGGCGTCGTGGACCGCCCGGCCCTGATCACGGGCGCGCGCATCGAGGCGGGCGACACCGTGATCGCGCTGCCCAGCTCGGGCCTGCACACCAACGGCTTCTCGCTGGCCCGCATGGCCCTGGACGACCTCGACTGGAACGAGGCGCGCGCCGACCTGAACGGCCAGACCCTCGCGGACCTGTTGCCCGTCCCACACCGCTCGTACCTGCCGGCCTTCGACGCCCTGCAGGCGGCCGGGGTGGACGTGCGCGGCATGGCGCACATCACGGGCGGCGGCCTGATCGACAACCCGCCCCGCGTGTTCCCGGCCGGCATCGGCATGCAGGTCGATACCGGCAGCTGGACCGTGCCGCCCGTCTTCGAGTTGATCGTGGCGCGCGCCGGCGTGGAACGCCACGAGGCCTTCCGCGCGCTGAACATGGGCGTGGGCTTCCTGTTCATCCTGCCCGCCGCGCAGCAGACGGCGGCGCTGGACGCCCTGAGGGTCGCCGGCGAGCAGCCGTGGGTGATTGGTCAGATGACGGCCGGTCAGGGCGTGACCTTCACGGGAGCCGTTTGA
- a CDS encoding histidine phosphatase family protein, with translation MTRRLAPTGFAAPDRATATEFWVVRHGESTWNADGRYQGQTDVPLSPIGVLQASSLAERLTAQPFDAVYTSDLNRAAQTARIVAERLHGAPPAQTDVGLREIDVGELAGLTIHEIRARFPEYLQALSAEPWSTRRPGGESMEDLYARSGETFAQIQARHPGQRVLVFTHGGVVRVAVGLALGGVPANAWARLSVSNTSVTRVLLGAGSGMLLGFNDDAHLESLLEATEADDVLGQAP, from the coding sequence TTGACCAGGCGGCTGGCCCCCACCGGGTTCGCCGCGCCGGACCGCGCCACCGCCACGGAATTCTGGGTCGTGCGCCACGGCGAGAGCACCTGGAACGCCGACGGCCGCTACCAGGGGCAGACCGACGTGCCGCTCAGCCCCATCGGGGTGTTGCAGGCGTCCAGCCTCGCCGAGCGCCTGACCGCGCAACCCTTCGACGCCGTGTATACCAGCGACCTGAACCGCGCCGCGCAGACCGCCCGCATCGTCGCCGAGCGCCTGCATGGCGCGCCCCCCGCGCAGACCGACGTGGGCCTGCGCGAGATCGACGTGGGCGAACTCGCGGGCCTGACCATCCACGAGATCCGCGCCCGCTTTCCCGAGTACCTGCAGGCCCTGAGCGCCGAACCCTGGAGTACCCGCCGCCCCGGCGGGGAAAGCATGGAGGACCTGTACGCCCGCAGCGGCGAGACCTTCGCGCAGATTCAGGCGCGGCACCCCGGCCAGCGGGTGCTGGTGTTCACGCACGGCGGCGTGGTCCGCGTGGCGGTGGGCCTCGCACTCGGCGGCGTACCCGCCAACGCCTGGGCGCGCCTGAGTGTGTCGAACACCTCGGTCACGCGCGTCCTGCTGGGCGCGGGCAGCGGCATGCTGCTGGGCTTCAACGACGACGCCCACCTGGAAAGCCTGCTGGAAGCCACCGAGGCCGACGACGTGCTCGGACAGGCCCCGTAA
- a CDS encoding nitronate monooxygenase: MTHPAPLTPPSLPLTLLRPDSLLPVPGPAPALPRIIQGGMGVAVSDWRLARAVSMTGELGVVSGTGIDTVLLRRLQDGDPDGHVRAALSHFPDAALAARTVQRFFLPAGRAPGQPYARVPLPTAERHRDAWELSVLGAFTEVFLARQGHANPVGLNLLTKLQLHTLPCLFGAMLAGVDTVIMGAGIPRDIPRVLDALAAGQPATLNLDVRGGDPVPLTLDPAAYGGAGVALTRPKFYPVVASHVLAGVLARKASGGVEGFVVEGPTAGGHNAPPRGPLTLDSSGQPVYGERDGADLQALRALGLPFWLAGSHGTPDALARALAAGAAGIQVGTLFAFAAESGLCADLKAEVQARAHTGTLEVFTDPLASPTGFPFKVVNLPGTLSQAGAYAARQRVCDIGYLREAYRTPQGRVGWRCPSEPVAAYAAKGGQAADTTGRKCLCNALMADAGYPQVQRGGHTEPPLLTSGDRLNDLRDLPTAYHAADVIRVLRG, encoded by the coding sequence ATGACGCACCCCGCTCCCCTCACGCCCCCCAGCCTGCCCCTTACCCTGCTGCGGCCCGACTCACTGCTGCCTGTCCCGGGCCCGGCTCCGGCACTGCCGCGCATCATTCAGGGCGGCATGGGCGTGGCCGTCTCAGACTGGCGGCTGGCACGGGCCGTATCCATGACCGGCGAACTGGGCGTCGTGTCCGGCACCGGCATCGACACCGTGCTGCTGCGCCGCCTTCAGGACGGCGATCCGGACGGGCACGTCCGCGCGGCCCTGAGTCACTTTCCGGACGCGGCCCTCGCGGCGCGCACCGTGCAGCGCTTCTTCCTCCCGGCGGGCCGCGCGCCGGGGCAGCCCTACGCCCGCGTGCCGCTGCCCACCGCCGAACGGCATCGCGACGCCTGGGAACTGTCGGTGCTGGGCGCGTTTACCGAGGTGTTCCTGGCCCGTCAGGGGCACGCGAACCCGGTCGGCCTGAACCTGCTGACCAAGTTGCAGCTGCACACCCTGCCGTGCCTGTTCGGGGCGATGCTGGCCGGGGTGGACACCGTGATCATGGGCGCTGGCATTCCGCGTGACATTCCGCGCGTGCTGGACGCCCTGGCCGCCGGGCAGCCCGCCACCCTGAATCTCGACGTGCGCGGCGGCGACCCCGTGCCTTTGACCCTGGACCCGGCCGCGTACGGCGGAGCGGGCGTCGCCCTGACCCGCCCGAAGTTCTATCCGGTGGTGGCGTCGCACGTGCTGGCGGGCGTCCTGGCCCGCAAGGCCAGTGGGGGCGTGGAAGGCTTCGTGGTCGAGGGGCCGACGGCCGGGGGGCACAACGCCCCGCCGCGCGGCCCCCTGACCCTGGATAGCAGTGGTCAGCCGGTGTACGGCGAGCGGGACGGGGCGGACCTGCAAGCCCTGCGCGCCCTGGGCCTGCCGTTCTGGCTGGCCGGCAGTCACGGCACCCCGGACGCCCTGGCGCGGGCGCTGGCAGCGGGCGCGGCGGGCATTCAGGTGGGCACCCTGTTCGCCTTCGCCGCCGAGTCCGGCCTGTGCGCCGACCTGAAAGCCGAAGTGCAGGCCCGCGCCCACACCGGCACGCTGGAGGTGTTCACGGACCCGCTGGCCTCGCCCACCGGGTTCCCGTTCAAGGTCGTGAACCTGCCCGGCACGCTCTCGCAGGCCGGGGCGTACGCGGCGCGGCAGCGGGTGTGCGACATCGGGTACCTGCGCGAGGCGTACCGCACCCCCCAGGGCCGCGTGGGCTGGCGCTGCCCCAGCGAGCCCGTCGCCGCGTACGCCGCCAAGGGCGGACAGGCCGCCGACACGACCGGACGCAAATGCCTGTGCAACGCCCTGATGGCCGACGCCGGGTACCCGCAGGTGCAGCGCGGCGGGCACACCGAGCCGCCCCTGCTGACCAGCGGCGACCGCCTGAACGACCTGCGGGACCTGCCCACCGCCTACCACGCCGCTGACGTGATCCGCGTCCTGCGCGGCTGA
- the meaB gene encoding methylmalonyl Co-A mutase-associated GTPase MeaB codes for MTAPLPPAGSPPPTDLLARYRAGDLRALARAVTLAEAGLPGARPLLRAARERTARQGGRAVVLGVTGSPGSGKSTLTDALIATLRARGQRVAVLAVDPSSPYSGGAILGDRIRMLRHHADAGVFVRSLASRGALGGLSARTMSVLSLLEGAGFDWVILETVGVGQSEVDVAAACDHTLLVLTPAGGDGVQAFKAGIMEIADVIAVNKADLPGAARTVRELMAAQGLGAHDEHTWMAPIRQTIASKADGLDALIDAVEAHRAHLGESGLLARREARAEFEVRSLVQERLLRLARERSGDLYARVARGELSADEAADTLLEQA; via the coding sequence GTGACCGCCCCGCTGCCCCCGGCCGGAAGCCCGCCGCCCACCGACCTGCTCGCCCGCTACCGCGCCGGGGACCTGCGCGCCCTGGCTCGCGCCGTCACGCTGGCCGAGGCGGGCCTGCCGGGCGCGCGGCCCCTGCTGCGCGCCGCCCGTGAACGCACCGCCCGTCAGGGGGGGCGGGCCGTGGTGCTGGGCGTGACCGGCAGCCCCGGCAGCGGCAAGAGCACCCTGACCGACGCCCTGATCGCCACACTCCGCGCGCGTGGGCAGCGGGTCGCGGTGCTGGCCGTGGACCCCAGCAGCCCGTACAGCGGCGGCGCGATCCTCGGGGACCGCATCCGCATGCTGCGCCACCACGCCGACGCGGGCGTGTTCGTGCGCTCGCTCGCCAGCCGGGGCGCGCTGGGCGGCCTGTCCGCGCGGACCATGTCTGTGCTGTCCCTGCTGGAAGGCGCGGGCTTCGACTGGGTGATCCTGGAAACCGTGGGCGTCGGGCAGTCCGAGGTGGACGTCGCCGCCGCCTGCGACCACACCCTGCTGGTCCTCACGCCGGCCGGCGGGGACGGCGTGCAGGCCTTCAAGGCCGGGATCATGGAGATCGCAGACGTGATCGCCGTGAACAAGGCCGACCTGCCCGGCGCCGCCCGGACCGTCCGGGAACTGATGGCCGCGCAGGGCCTCGGCGCGCACGACGAGCACACCTGGATGGCCCCCATCCGGCAGACCATCGCCTCGAAGGCCGACGGCCTGGACGCCCTGATCGACGCCGTCGAGGCGCACCGCGCGCACCTGGGCGAGAGCGGCCTGCTGGCCCGCCGCGAGGCCCGCGCGGAATTCGAGGTCCGGTCCCTGGTGCAGGAGCGGCTGCTGAGACTGGCCCGCGAGCGCAGCGGCGACCTGTACGCCCGCGTGGCCCGTGGAGAACTGAGTGCCGACGAGGCCGCCGACACCCTGCTGGAGCAGGCGTGA
- a CDS encoding isoprenylcysteine carboxyl methyltransferase family protein, producing MKARPLAGWLLAFLTAQRLLELRVARRNERWAREQGAAEYGQEHYPLFFVLHPAWMVFTFLEGRAGGGRVNVPALLLFLLAQPLRYWVIRTLGRYWNTRILIVPGGQRVTGGPFRFLRHPNYAVVALELAAAPLAVGAWRTALAFTLLNAALLLGIRIPAEERALAHYRAGQQEQP from the coding sequence GTGAAGGCCCGCCCGCTGGCCGGCTGGCTGCTGGCCTTCCTGACCGCACAGCGCCTGCTGGAACTGCGGGTCGCGCGCCGCAACGAACGCTGGGCGCGCGAGCAGGGCGCCGCAGAGTACGGCCAGGAACACTACCCGCTGTTCTTCGTGCTGCACCCCGCCTGGATGGTGTTCACGTTCCTGGAAGGCCGCGCAGGGGGCGGGCGCGTGAACGTCCCGGCGCTGCTGCTGTTCCTGCTGGCCCAGCCGCTGCGCTACTGGGTGATCCGCACGCTGGGCCGCTACTGGAACACCCGCATCCTGATCGTGCCCGGCGGGCAGCGCGTCACGGGCGGCCCGTTCCGCTTCCTGCGCCACCCGAACTACGCGGTGGTGGCGCTGGAACTTGCCGCCGCGCCGCTCGCGGTGGGCGCGTGGCGCACCGCGCTGGCCTTCACGCTGCTGAACGCCGCGCTGCTGCTAGGCATCCGCATTCCCGCCGAGGAACGCGCCCTCGCGCACTACCGGGCCGGGCAGCAGGAACAGCCGTAA